In candidate division WOR-3 bacterium, the DNA window GGTTAGCTACGTGTTACTCCGCCGTCCGCCGCTGACCTGCAGGTTGCCCCACAGGCCCGCTCGACTTGCATGGCTAAGACACGCCGCCAGCGTTAGCCCTGAGCCAGGATCAAACCCTCCATAGGAAACTATGTAAAGGTTCGATCCTATACTCGTACCAACTCTAACCTGCTACTCACCTGGTTGACAAAGAACACTACAACGTTTGTTAGTGTTATAAATATAATATAAGGGGAATAGACTGTCAAGTCCCTTTATAATATAAGTACTATGAAGGAAATCGGAGCCGATGTTAGACGGGATTTAATCGAGCTCGCAAATACGATATCAAAAACCAGTTATCCTAATTCCAATAAATTGAAAATCTTTTTTTACAACCTACTAACGCTCCAGGAAATAAGGGATCACTTACTCCAGCTCAAGGAAAGCTACACCGAGTTAACCGGATTGAACCTTGATGATTTTGAACCTATGGAAATGGAAAGAATTATGAAACCGCTCAGCAACGAATACTTTAGCTACCTCGAACAGAAGGGAATATCCGTAGATTTCTCAAACGAAAAGCTATTACTTTCCTTAGTTTATAAGAAAAATCCAAGAGGCATTGAAGCAAGATACACAAGGCTTTTAAATCTCGTCACCCATCTATTTAACACGCCTACCACCTATGTAGCGATAAGCTTAAACATTGATAAAAACAAGCTGAAAGCCAAAATTGGCGATGAATTTGAAAGATTGTCTGACTCACTAATAGAGAAATACTCGTGGAGAGACAAGCTGCTCAAGGCAATAAAATATTACCGAGACAATACAAAGCTCACAAATTTAGACGAAGCTTTGCTCAAAATTTTCGAAGGATTCTTAAAACTCACCAATACCATAGAACTTCTTGGCAAGAATTTAATTCCCATCGAAAAGAAAAGACAGATAATTAGAAATCTGAGTGAACCCATGGTAAATCTATCGGCAGGAATAATGCAATATAAAGACCTAAAAGAACGAGCAAATGTAGAAATTATCGAAATGATAACAGATTTAGTGAATATTCTATTCAACGTACTGGCCTCTTTTGGAAAATTTCTATCAAAGGAAGGTGAGAAAACAGTCATTTATGGCATAATAGAGGCCTTAACCCCTCTTTATGTTTTGGGAATTGAGACATCTAACACCACAGAGGGAAGGCAAGTTGAACTATTAAGAAACAAATTAGCAAAACTCCTCAAGGAAAGGCATAATTTAATAGATCGTGAGACCGTGGGTGAATCAGGGCAATTCCTTTACGAGGGAGAAAATTTCTGGAATTCATTGCTTATTGAGCGCGTTTTATGCAATAAAACACAGGAAATTTTTCAAATGCTTGGAATCCCGATAAAATTCCCAAAGACAGAGATTGATTACGAGAGCTTCTTTAAGCCCAATCAAGATGAAGAAATATACTAAGATTCCTGCTTTCTAAGCCACCGTAGAATATGGCAGACCTGAAATCTAATTTAGAAAGTTCTCTAAGGAAATGATTTTAGTAGCATTATGACCTGAATTTGGATTACCCTTTGCTTGATTGTACATAGGTCAAATTTTATAATTACCAACTACGGGGCGTAGCGCAGGTTGGTTAGCGCGCCTGCCTTGGGAGCAGGAGGTCGGTGGTTCGAGTCCACTCGCCCCGATTGGGGAGCGCCCGTAGCTCAACAGGATAGAGCAGCGGATTTCTAATCCGCTGGTTGGGGGTTCAAGTCCCTCCGGGCGCAAATATGGTGAGCGTAGCTCAATTGGCAGAGCGCCAGACTGTGGATCTGGTGGTTGGGGGTTCGAGTCCCCTCGCTCACCCCATTTTAAAAATCGGAAAACTTTATGTGTAGCATCCTTTTGTAACTTTTTGGAGTCAATCCGCTGTAATAGTGCTCCAAAATGCTTATAGATTTCCATGCAGAGTTCTTCTGAAGCAGTTCAATTAGTTATAATATAGTTCCAATACGGGATTGGAACGTAAAAATTGTCCCACCCCTCGATGGCTCAACCCGTTATAATATAGTTCTAAAACCCCTAAACAGAAAACTCCTTAAATTAATTGAGCTTGAACCTTCCCCAAAATCTCCCGTTAAACCTTCAGCCTTTAAACACTACTCAATTATCACGACCCTTTTCTTATTATATCCTTTGTCACTCTTGTAAATCAAATAGTAAACACCGCTTTTTAATTCGGATAGATCCATTACTCCATTGTGGACTTTTACCTTATCCATCAATCTACCATCAGCACTATAAAAACGCACCTCACTCAAGTTGTCATCAAACTTCAACAACTCTCCTCTTTTCACAAAAAGAGTATTAAATTTAGACGGGCCAAATTGTTCCCCTACGCTACTGTTTATACCAAATAGGGTTGCTAAAAAGTTTTTCTTGGTCATATAGGTTCCAGAGGTTCCAACACCTTCAACGCCAAATCCAAGGAAGATGATCTTGCTTCCCGATGGATGAACCCTGTAAACACCTGCTACCGAATCTGCATCAGAGCCGGTCAACGCCCTGTAATAAAGGATGGGAAGGGACCCTAAACCTGCAACAACCTCCATCACATCCTTTGAAGTTTGGTTTGAATAGGCACCAGCACCGCCAATAACCACTGAGTCATTTGTGCTGAAAACAGTTCCTGTTCCCTTGAGTTTTCTATCACCTGTATTAGCGGCAACGAAAGTCACGCCCAAATAATCCCTCAGGAAAGACGGATTAAGGGTGTCGAAACTTTCAGCAATATTTTGACCTGAAATTATAAGGTTTTTGCCATTGTTGATCGCACTTATAAACAGGTTGGCATCGGTGTTATCCGGCAGCCTTTGACCTGAAACGTAAAAAATTGTCCTGTAGTCGTTATACAGATAAGGTTTACCACTGTCAGCTTCTGAGAACCATTCGTAGGCAAAATTAAGAGAATCTATGAAAGGCTTCAGGTAATTTTTGAGACTATTATCGTAACTCCCATCCCATACAAGGATGGTATCGACGCCTATCTTTATCTGAATCGTATCAACTCTCGAAAGAATGCCATCCCAGGAATAATCCAGTACCAATTTTGCATACTGTGGATTATCGAAGTCACCAACTTGAACCTGTACCGGCACTTCAACGGTATCATTAACCGGAATAACCGAATAGTTAAACATTGTATCTAAAAGGCTCAGGTATTGACTAAGGGATCTAATTCTTAACACTACGTTATGGGCATCGGAGAAAGGCGCCACACTGGTTAATGCAAGATTTATAATGCCATTCTCGTTTCTTTCAAATCGTCTGTTATTATTCGCATCCGAAATACCTCTAAACATGGCCTGTAAATAACCGAAATTCACGGTTACCCGGGCTTTACCGGATTGCAAAACATTCCCTGCATTCAGTGTATAAGAGCCAAGATAATCAGGTATTTGATATATCGAATCCTGTTGAACAAAGGCAGCAACATAGTAGTATGGTGCCCTTATTAGTTGGGGAATAGAGAAAGAGAAGTTGAAGATTGCCGAGTCTCCACGCCCAAGGGCTAAGCTCGTACCCGAAGCATTAGGCCACATCCCTCTTACTACGTACCTCAATATGTTCATATTTTGCCAGTTGTAAAAGATGGAATCCTCAAGGATAGCCACCCTTAGCTTAAGTTGAGAAGGGATTGGAATGGAATTATCGGAGGTCATGAAAACTTTTACTCGCGCGTTAGCAACGAGGGTATTTGGGTTGAAACTCAAAATTTCGACCTTAATGGAACACGGAGCAACCTCTTGAAAGCTCTGACGGACGTAATTATCTAAAGGTGTAAAAACTCCATCCCACCCGCCGACAATGGCTTTGTTACCGGAGACAACAGTGGTAGGATAACCAGGAACATTGTAATAAGAGGCCCTTGTAACAGAATAAGAATGATAAAAGGGGTCCGAGGTACTGGGATGATACTTTATCACTGTAAGTGATTCACCATAAATAGATTCTAACTGCGTTATTGCCTGGGCTACATAGGGACAGTATGGACACCAAGTTGCGGTGAAATTCTCTATTAGCACATTCTTTCTGTGCGCATGGGCAAAACTCACAATTATTAACAATACTGCCATTAACTTTTTCATTCTTCCCTCTTGTTTACTAAAATTATAACAGCCAATGATAAAATTCAAAAGTTTTAAATATACTGGAATGGATCCTCACAAAAAGCGAGGAAGAAAAAAGAGAGTCGCCTTCCGGTTCTTTCGCAGGGGCGGAGGTAAATACTATTCAAGTTATCCACAATCCCAAATAGAACAAACAAAATTTCACTCCCAATTTATTGCAAAAGTAAAAATTCATAAACCGGTGGAATAGTCGCTTAACTATGTCTAATCCAAATCTTACAACTATTTAGCACTGCTTGCACATACAAAGCCAACCATCGCCTCCCAACCATTAACGTCTCAAAATTCAGAGGTAATGCCTCTTAAATTTAAACTCCAAAGATCTTCTACATTAGGTAATTCGAACGATTATTAAAACTGCTTATCAAAAGTTACACAATTGCAAAACTTTACCAGTTTATAAAACTTGTGATCTCGATAAATGCAAACCCCTTGGGTGTAAGAAAATAAATTTCTCCCTGTTCCCCCTGTGCCAGCGTCCCTTTGGGACGCTGGCACAGAAAAGGAAACAAAGGGTTAAAAGGCTACTTCAATAATCTTCAGCTTATTTATTACTACTCCCTTCGGGTTTTTCTTTCTTACATTTTACGAGGAAGCATCCGCAATACTTTTTGCCCCATGCACGGAGCGCTTCCTTTATATTATCCTTTGTTTTGTTGATCCACTTCATAAACACCCCCTAAAACTCCAGCTTTAATTTAACAGAAAAGCTTCTGCTTGTCATCTCATAACTTCCGCCATCCTTTCTCCATACTGCATCACCAAGGAAGAGGATCGAGAGATAATCCGTCAAATAGATGTAGCCGACATTTTTGAGATAGAGGGTCTGGTTTTGTCCGTCATCATTATGTTCAATGTAAGGCTTCAGGATAAACCTATCCTTTAAAACAGGCACTAAACCGAAGAGCTGGAATATTGAGCTTTTCCCCTGACCATATTTTAAACTCTGGAAATTCACGCCAAGATTTAAGAGATTGAAGGGCGAAACCTTGACCTTAAAGGTCACATTATCGCTGTTTTCACTAAGATATTTCCCCTTCATAAAGGAAATTCCTACATTGTTATAACTGGCTGGGGAATAAGATAAGGAAATCCCACCAAAGCTAAAATACCTGTCTTCATCCGGAATAAAAGTGAGGTAGTTCAATTTATCCCTCATATAGCTCAAGCTCACTCCAAAGGGACCCTTAGCACCATCTAAATTTGCATTTAAAAATCTCTCTATTAGGCTGTCATTGGAAAGGTCCCTTAACTCATCGAAGGAAAACCGGGGCTTAACAAAGGATGCCTTACCAAGGGGAATTCCATAACCACAGTCAAAGGAATATTCTCTTATATTTTCAAAATCAATCGGGCTGAAAGGCATTATGAAATTCTGATCAATCTGCAAGAAGGAGGCTGAAGCCTCCAACCCCTTAAATTCACTTCTTCTGTAGAACCTTACATAATATAAGTTTGATTTTTCATCAAACCTGCGAGAAACCTGGGATTGAAAGCCAAACCCCAACTTAGGCATTACAATACCACCAAAATCAAGGGAAGCCAAGGAATAAGAAGAGGGACTCCATACATAAAAGGTCCCCACATTAAATCCACGCACAGGTGAGAAGTTAACCTTTCCAAAGGAAAGGGTATCGTAATTTTCATCGTTCAAAAGAAAGACAATTCCATTGACCTTTTCCGTCTTTGTGTAAAACTTGGCTGCGAATTTGATGTCCTCAAAAGCCCTTGTCCAAACAAGCTGGTAAGGTAAAGAGTAGAGGTCTCTCCCTTCCATAAAGACTTCTCTTTTTTCTGGATAATAAATGGGCCTTCTTCTAAGAGAAATCTCCTTAACATCCGCTTCAATTTCAGAAAAATCTGGCTTCAACACAATATCAAAAAGGGTCGAAGCCCCCTTTTTGAATCTGAAAGCACCGCCGAAAGCCATGCGGTTAAAATTCAAAGAATCCTGCCTCTGCGACCAACCCCTCACATAGAAGCCCGACTTCAGTTGAAGGGCACTCCCGTAGTTGGATTCTGCCTGTAGATTTTCAAAGTTTATATTTATCCTATGCATATGGGAAAGAGATTGGAAAGAGCCTTCAGTGTTAGAAAACTGGAACTCCCCAGCTCCAGCGATAAATCTCCCCAACTTGATACCCCATTGGTTTTTGGTATAAGAAATGCCAGAAAGGGGTATTAAAATCAAAACATCATAACCATAATTGGTAATCTGAGCCCTGGCCTCCCATTTACCATCCCATTCTTCCACATTATCTCCACCTTCAGAAAGGATAAAATCCCTCTTAGTACCCGAAGGGTTAACCTGGAAACCATAAGCGGTATTTCCATTTCCAGCTGCGTCAAGAAAAACAAGGACATAGTCGTCGGCCATAATGTCTTCCTGGTCATCCTTTTTTACCGTTGAGGAAATCTTTGTCTTTTGGAAGTTTTTAAAGTAAATTGCAAAGGTGTTACCCCCAATAATTCCCACGTTGAAGAAAGTTGATTCAGCGGGAAAACTATCTAAATTGGGGTATACTTGGTAAAGCCTTTTATCAGGTTCTGGAAGAGATGCCCTTGAGACAAACTCTTCCACCGTTGGTGTATAGATGGGTTCTATGATGAGTTTTGCGATTAGCATTAACAAAATCATAAAGACCTCCTTTATGTTTGGTTTATGTATGATGGTTTCTCTAACTTTATAACCTCAAAGCCACTTAAGTCCACCTCCTGGGACGGTAACGCGACAATCAACCCCTTGCCTTCTGAATATTCCTTTATCAACCTCCAATAAAACTCCTTTGAATCATCATCGAGATTGGCAAGGGGTTCATCAAGTAAAATAAAATCCCTTTTACCCCTCGATAAAGCGATAAGTAATGAGAGTTTCTGCTTTTCCCCCGCTGAAAGCTGGCTAAACTTTAGATCGTCTCTTCCCTTTAAAACTTCATTTTTAGCTATTTCCACAAGCCCGTCCCTTGCGATAAGATCCAAATTATCCTTCAGGGAGGGCAAAAGCATTGGTGGATAAAAGGAAACAGCGAATCTTTGGAAATACTCAAACTTATCCAACTCTTTTAAATCGTATTTTCCATTGATTTTTATATCCCCTTCATCAGGTTCCAATATTCCCGTAATCACTTCAAGCAAGGTAGATTTTCCTGAACCATTAGGACCAATTATGGCATATTTTTTACCCTTTTTAAATTCAAAGGCAAAATTCGAGATAACTTCTTCATCTTCAAACTTTACGGCAATTGCCTCAAGGGAAATGGTTTCCAGTTCTCCTTCCAAGCTTTTTCCCCCTCTTTTTCCTTCCATTCCCTTAAACTCTTCAACCCTTTCTATGATACCCACAGTAGTTTGAATTTCGATAAAAATTTCAGAAAGGCTATCAATGGGAGAGGAAACATACCTCATAAGCTCCATAAAGGCTACCAATCCACCAACGGTAAGATGACCTCTAACTATTTCAATGGCACCAAGCAAAAAAACTCCAACAGGAAGAAAGTCGCTCAAAATACCGTAAAATCCTGAGTACATTCCACTCACTTCTGTCCTTTTCAATCTCAATCCTAAATAATCCCTCATCTTAGGTGCCAAAAGCCCTTTAACTTTCTCTAAAAGCCCCATGAAATTTATGAGCTTAAAACCCTTCAGCAGCTCAACGGCAGTTTCCCCAAAACGGGCTTTGTACTCTTGAAACTTCACAGAATAACCCCGAATAGCGTTTCCAAAAATCACATTTAAAAGATAGAAGACAGATGATAGCACCAACACAAAAAGTGTAAGTTTCCAGGAAAGTTTAAGGCAGACGATAAGGCCAAAAGCAAAGATCAGGAAAATCTTAATAGCGAAGGTCATCGTTGTGGTAAGGCTTTCCTCAAGTTCAGCGGGTTCATTAAAGACCCTTGAATAGAAGTAACCAGAGTCTTTACTCTTTATTGTTTTGTAGGGCAAGGAATAGTAAACATTAAGTAGTTCAGAAACCAGCATTTTGTAGATTCCATTCCTCAACTTTTGGTCAATTACCTTCGAAAAGTAAAGCGTAATTTCCCTCAGAATAACAACAACGGCAATCAAAATTGAATACAATCCTACGAGGCCAAGATTTCTCGAGGGTATAACGCGGTCTATGATTTCTTTGAAAATTAGAGGCACAGGCAGTTGTAATAAGGTTCCAATCAACAACAGGAGAAGAGAAAGGGCAAACAAACTCCCCTGGGAAAGGGTGTATTTTTTAAAATACTTTACAAAAAGTTTAAAATTATCCCATTGCAAGACTGTGCTCCTTCAAATCGTAGATAGTTTTTAGCAAGTTTTCAAGGTTGTACCTCCACATCTCACAGCGGTTCTTACCCGTTCTTAACTTGTAAAGGGGACAACCTCCTCCACATATGGGGAGAAACTTGCAGTTATAACACTCTTTGTCTAAGATTTTCAAATTTTCCCACTTAAGGACACTCCTGGAATCCTCCCTGTAATTATCCACATTTCCCACAGATTCCTTATCCCTTCCTACGAGATCAAAGCATTTTTTGATGGTCCCGTCGCCATCTATCAAATAATGAAAGGGTGTAATACCTGCGCAAAAAACGTAGGAAAGTTCCGGATAAACTTCGTAGGGAAAACCGTATTTATAAAGCAATGGAACAATCTTCTCAGCATAAACTTTGCCGTATTCCTCATCGGTAAATAGATTCTCACTGGAATCCATCTTGTCCTTTTCGCCTGTGACGGGTGAAAAATAGACCTCTAAATTATCCTTTTTAATAGACGCAAGGAGCTTTAAAAGCTCTTCAATGTAGTCTATGTTTAGTTTGTCAACATTTACCCGAATTCTAACGACAAACTGGTGAAAGGCTTCAATAACATTCTTCACATTCTCAAAGACCCTATCAAAAGTTCCGTTGCCATTCTTTAAAAATCGCCTTTTATCATGAATTTCGGGAGGTCCATCGAGGGTAATCTGAGCGGATTTCAAAGAGGCCTCTTCTATGAGCTCTCTTGCCGTTTCTACATCGAAGAGATAACCATTTGTAACAACATCTGAAGAAAATTTAAAACCAAAATCTTCACTCAAACTTTTAAAAAATCTGGCAAATTCAAGGAGTTCATCTTTAAAAAGGAGAGGCTCACCGCCATAAAAAGAGAGAGAAACCTCTTCAGGTTTAAAAAGCTCAATCCTCTCTTTGATAAATTTAAAAATCTTTCCTTTGAGCTCCTGCGTAATTTTCACAGTCTTGATTCCAGACTCAAAACAATAGTAACAGGCAAAATTACAGGCAGTAGTAGGAACAACAGTGAAAAGAAGCTTTCGAGAGTAATACCTGCTCATGAAGAAATTCCTCAAATAGTAACCCTTTTCGTCAAATTTATTATCAACGATAAAACCAGCGTCAAGGAATTCTTGTAACTTCTTCTCGTCGTCGACTTCAGGAAATTTTTTGTAAAACTCCTCATATTCTCTTTCCAGTAAAACAAAGTTTTTGGTCAAAATGTTGTAAAGCAAAAGTCCATCTTCATGCTGAATTTCAACGTTATAAAAATTTTTATGGTATCCCATTTCCACCTCCCTTTTATAGACCGGAAGGGAGGAGTTTTATGCTAAAAACTAAACTTCATCTTTTCTACATTGAACCAAAAAGCACCCGCAAATGGGTGGGATTATAGGTATTATAAGGTTCGAATTTTGTACATTGTTGTTAATTACCTTCATTTTTCACCTCCTACTGTTGCTCCTGATTCTTTGGCGCCCTTTCATCACAACGGGTCAGAAAGCACCCACAGAGAAAATCTATGATACTTTTTTGGAGTGTATCTTCTCTATTTATGTACCTCATCTTTACCTCCCTTGTTTTTTTTGGCTACCCTCCCTTCCGGCATACCCTAATAATTGCAAAGGGTATGCCAAAGGAAGGCAAAACTGTAAGTTATTGTAATTTAAGGGAATGAAAATTTGAACAATCTTTAAAGGTGTGAAAAAAAATTCACACTTGTAAAACGAGGATGTAAGTTATTAGACTTCTAATAATTATATTGCGCAAAAATTTTCAATGGTTTACGCAAATTTTCCTATAAAAAATGGGGCGACCTTACGGTCGCCCCATCAAAGAAGGGCAGCCTGCAGAATCACAGTTTCTTGTGGCAGAACCACCAATCGTAACAGGTATACTCTTTGAGCCTCTTTGCTGCTGTTTCAACATCGGATGCTGGTGGCACTATAACCTCATCACCAACCAGTTCATTATTTGGCCAGTTTGCTGGCATTGCTACGCCATTCTTATCAGAAATCTGTAAAGCCTTCACCATCCTCAGTATTTCATCCATATTCCTTCCCAGTTCCTGTGGGTAGTAAAGCATTGCGCGGAGGACACCGTTCGGGTCGATTATAAACACGGCTCTTACAGTATTTGTCCCCTTAGAAGGATGAATCATCCCTAAGAGCTCTGCAATCTGACCTCTATCATCAGCTATTATAGGGAATTTTATTTCAACGCCGAGTTTCTCTTTTATCCATTCAACCCATTTGATGTGAGAGAAAACCTGATCTATGGAGAGTCCAATTAGCTCAGTGTTGAGATTTTTGAATTCATCATACCTTTTCTGGAAGGCAACAAATTCTGTGGTACATACGGGTGTGAAATCAGCAGGATGGCTGAAGAGCACGACCCATTTGCCTTTATAGTCTTCGGGGAATTTTATTTCCCCATGGGTTGTTTTTGCGGTGAATGATGGCACCTTTTCACCTAAGAGTGGCAGCCCCATTTTAACCTCCTTGTTTTAAATACAACTTTGTAATCATTTAAATTTTATTCCTACCCGCTCGTTTTGTCAAGGGGTTACCTTTTAGAAAGAATAACTTGCATAATTTACGGGAATAATTCAATGAATTAACAATCTAAAAACTATTGCTTTTTCCCGCGTTAAAGTTCGCCTCAAAGGTCAATTTATCTATATTTAAGTTTAATTGAGCCTTGCCAATGAAGAAATTCGATGCCTCTAAGATATACCACGTGAAATTTCGACCCCTTTCCACTATAATAATATACAAGCTGGGGATGTAGCTCAGCTGGGAGAGCATCGGCTTTGCAAGCCGGGGGTCAGGGGTTCGAATCCCCTCATCTCCAGTTTAATTTTTTATGGACTTTACAATTTCCTTGGCTTTTTCTCTTGCGTTTTTATCGTATTCTTCGAGAACTTCAAGGCTTACATCTTGAACATTACTAAAGCTATCACAGGTTTTCATGACCACTTTTTCTATATCTAAAAAACCAATGTATCCTTTCAAAAAGGCTCCAACAGCTACATCATTCGCTGCATTCATTACACAAGGCATAACGCCGCCGGCCATTAGCATTTCATATGCCAGTTCTAAAAGTGGGAACCTTTTAAAATCAGGTTTATAAAATTCCAGTTCACCAATCTTAGTGAGGTCAAGGGATACGAAATCGCATTCCCATCTCTCTGGATAAGTAAGGGCATACTGAATGGGTATCCTCATATCAGGATAAGACATATGGGCTATAAAGGCGCCATCTCGTAACTTTAACATACCATGGACAATGGCTTGAGGGTGTATTAGCACTTTTATCCTTTGAGGAGGTACATCAAAAAGCCAATAAGCTTCTATGACCTCCAATCCTTTGTTCATAAGAGTCGCTGAATCCACCGTAATCTTTTTTCCCATTGTCCAGACTGGGTGGTCTAACACATCATCAATGGTTACCCTTCTCATTTCCTCCCGAGTAAAGGTCCTGAAGGGTCCACCAGAAGCAGTTAAGATCAACTCATCCACATCCTTTTTATACTTTTCAAAAAGTTGAAACAAAGCGGAATGTTCCGAATCAATAGGAATCAGTTCACCACTGGAACTAAGCCAGGTTTCTTTAACAATTTTTCCAAAAGAAACAAGGGTTTCTTTGTTCGCTAAAGCAACTCTTTTCCCACTTTTTAACCCATGAATGGTTGGATAAACGCCTACATTCCCTGCTGTGGCAACGACAATAATGTCCACATCATCCCGTTCTGAAACCTCTATTAACCCTTCCTTGCCATATAGAGTCGTTACTGGGGGAGACTGAACTTTTAAATCTCCCGTTATTACAGCGACTTTAGGGCTAAACTCATTTATTATCCAGAAGTATCCATTTAAATTTTCATGGACCGAAAAGGCCACAAGTTCAAACTTGTCTCTAAACTTAGATATAACTCTTAGGGTGTTGTGCCCTATACTACCCGTGGCCCCAAAGAGGGCTATTCTACTTCTTTTCATCAGATAGAAGCTTCAGAATGGACTTCTCGAACTCACTCTTTGAAGCAAACCCTACTTTAATATCACTAATGTAACCGTCTCTGTCTATGATAAAAGTGGTTGGTATGTATTGAAGCCGATAAATAGAGTTATAGCTTTCCAATATATCTCTCGTCGCCATAGCAACAGGGTAATTTATTTTATTTTTCTTGTAAAATTCTTTAACCGGATCCACACTTCTATCAACGGAAATACCAATTATCTCAATCTTCTTTCCATATTTCTTCTTTAATTCCACATACCCCGGAATTTCCTGTCTACACGGTGGGCACCAGGTAGCCCAAAAATCGAGGATTACAACTTTACCCTTTAACTCTGACAATGTGACTTTACTACCGTCAATGGTGGTGACAGTAAAATCAGGCGCTAACTTTTTCTGCTGAGCTGCAAGAATTCCAGCCAAGAGAAGGATCACTCCAATGCCCCTAAATTTCATACTGCCTCCTTTGAAGTGTTAAAAAGTTGTTTTATAATTTTAATGGGGATTAGAGAAATTGCAAAAGCTTTTAAAGCTATTTTTTATCTGTTATTTTTTAAATGCTGGATTACTTACAGCTCAGAAGTATAGGGGCGAAATCTTCCTACTACTCAGGGACCCTGCATCGGCGGCTGAGG includes these proteins:
- a CDS encoding radical SAM protein; this translates as MGYHKNFYNVEIQHEDGLLLYNILTKNFVLLEREYEEFYKKFPEVDDEKKLQEFLDAGFIVDNKFDEKGYYLRNFFMSRYYSRKLLFTVVPTTACNFACYYCFESGIKTVKITQELKGKIFKFIKERIELFKPEEVSLSFYGGEPLLFKDELLEFARFFKSLSEDFGFKFSSDVVTNGYLFDVETARELIEEASLKSAQITLDGPPEIHDKRRFLKNGNGTFDRVFENVKNVIEAFHQFVVRIRVNVDKLNIDYIEELLKLLASIKKDNLEVYFSPVTGEKDKMDSSENLFTDEEYGKVYAEKIVPLLYKYGFPYEVYPELSYVFCAGITPFHYLIDGDGTIKKCFDLVGRDKESVGNVDNYREDSRSVLKWENLKILDKECYNCKFLPICGGGCPLYKLRTGKNRCEMWRYNLENLLKTIYDLKEHSLAMG
- a CDS encoding ABC transporter ATP-binding protein, whose amino-acid sequence is MQWDNFKLFVKYFKKYTLSQGSLFALSLLLLLIGTLLQLPVPLIFKEIIDRVIPSRNLGLVGLYSILIAVVVILREITLYFSKVIDQKLRNGIYKMLVSELLNVYYSLPYKTIKSKDSGYFYSRVFNEPAELEESLTTTMTFAIKIFLIFAFGLIVCLKLSWKLTLFVLVLSSVFYLLNVIFGNAIRGYSVKFQEYKARFGETAVELLKGFKLINFMGLLEKVKGLLAPKMRDYLGLRLKRTEVSGMYSGFYGILSDFLPVGVFLLGAIEIVRGHLTVGGLVAFMELMRYVSSPIDSLSEIFIEIQTTVGIIERVEEFKGMEGKRGGKSLEGELETISLEAIAVKFEDEEVISNFAFEFKKGKKYAIIGPNGSGKSTLLEVITGILEPDEGDIKINGKYDLKELDKFEYFQRFAVSFYPPMLLPSLKDNLDLIARDGLVEIAKNEVLKGRDDLKFSQLSAGEKQKLSLLIALSRGKRDFILLDEPLANLDDDSKEFYWRLIKEYSEGKGLIVALPSQEVDLSGFEVIKLEKPSYINQT
- a CDS encoding peroxiredoxin; this translates as MGLPLLGEKVPSFTAKTTHGEIKFPEDYKGKWVVLFSHPADFTPVCTTEFVAFQKRYDEFKNLNTELIGLSIDQVFSHIKWVEWIKEKLGVEIKFPIIADDRGQIAELLGMIHPSKGTNTVRAVFIIDPNGVLRAMLYYPQELGRNMDEILRMVKALQISDKNGVAMPANWPNNELVGDEVIVPPASDVETAAKRLKEYTCYDWWFCHKKL
- a CDS encoding TlpA disulfide reductase family protein — its product is MKFRGIGVILLLAGILAAQQKKLAPDFTVTTIDGSKVTLSELKGKVVILDFWATWCPPCRQEIPGYVELKKKYGKKIEIIGISVDRSVDPVKEFYKKNKINYPVAMATRDILESYNSIYRLQYIPTTFIIDRDGYISDIKVGFASKSEFEKSILKLLSDEKK
- the dxr gene encoding 1-deoxy-D-xylulose-5-phosphate reductoisomerase; this encodes MKRSRIALFGATGSIGHNTLRVISKFRDKFELVAFSVHENLNGYFWIINEFSPKVAVITGDLKVQSPPVTTLYGKEGLIEVSERDDVDIIVVATAGNVGVYPTIHGLKSGKRVALANKETLVSFGKIVKETWLSSSGELIPIDSEHSALFQLFEKYKKDVDELILTASGGPFRTFTREEMRRVTIDDVLDHPVWTMGKKITVDSATLMNKGLEVIEAYWLFDVPPQRIKVLIHPQAIVHGMLKLRDGAFIAHMSYPDMRIPIQYALTYPERWECDFVSLDLTKIGELEFYKPDFKRFPLLELAYEMLMAGGVMPCVMNAANDVAVGAFLKGYIGFLDIEKVVMKTCDSFSNVQDVSLEVLEEYDKNAREKAKEIVKSIKN